A DNA window from Vanessa cardui chromosome 16, ilVanCard2.1, whole genome shotgun sequence contains the following coding sequences:
- the LOC124536466 gene encoding uncharacterized protein K02A2.6-like has product MFSNSKPFFGNITTFNHQHQDWVTYKSRLQQWFVANDIDGESDKGGLKRRAILLSAFDESTYQLASNLVFPKTLDAVSYVEIVRVLDVHFTPKRCGFAERHHFYAASQRPGESHAQWAARLRGLASHCSFKNLEEALLDKFVMGMLPGTEKEKLFAMEIGELSMAKAVDLAEGVRCARMATTAAGTAEGVSVDPLFKMTKGRTNRSDGDKCSVCGRKNHKSSECRFVNYRCKKCNNKGHLHRMCKKVNYVDSDEVNEGDDGEFFNIRSNNGGPMTETISINNILLKFQIDSGSSVTAISDKTYYSYFNSVTLIPTNKKLISYNGGLIQSLGIARLPVTYNNKTNVLDFYVIQNGGPPLLGRDFISKFNLELSPINGCYHVSSVPESELQSFLKKYSDIFTDELGCFNKYKIKLHLKENAKPVFMKARPVPFALRDKIDKEISRLLQIKVIEPVEFSEYASPIVPVLKHNGTVRLCADYSQTLNKQLLVEKYPLPTIQELFTRLHGGEQFSKLDMSSAYNQFELLDDKHVTCINTHKGLFKFKRLVFGLSSAPAIFQRAMESILSGIDGVLCFLDDILITGKGKVEHWARLKLVFDRLKDSGLTLRKEKCEFFKNEINYLGYIIDKNGIRKSSEKVKAILEAAVPKNLKELQSFLGLINYYRNFVPNASTHLAPLYDLLKKGAKWSWSPQHERAFLEVKTFLTSENVLAHFVSTAKIILTVDASPYGLGAVLSQVGADGLERPVSFASRTLNSAEKKYSQIQKEATAIIFGVRRFHQYLYARSEPFILRTDHKPLISIFGSHRGIPEVSANRLQRYAIFLSAYNYTIEYVKSANNSADFLSRGIRPATAAASTDGAASISPGGTREDAGSVRGWNETATYVNFILEGCLPVTLDQLKHETKNDPVLTQVSDYVFKGWPRKVYDCNLLPYFKCRLQLSLENGILMRGHKVVIPENLRKHILLELHKSHLGIVKTKAEARSRFWFPGIDEAIEKMIGDCSTCISMRQSPPRAPPAPWPYPTQPFNRIHIDFLGPIQNKMFFVIVDAYSKWVECFNMNNNITSGSVISKLCEFMSRFGVPQTIVSDNGTSFTSEEFNAFCKLNGICHLTSPAYHPSSNGQAETYVKIVKKGIKTALLLGENAQDMNNRLLKYLFDYRNSVHSTTGVSPAKLVFGRQLRSILDLLIPHPSPSSPRLNNHVQNKQCLQTKYHGGKLRTNFKPDDVVMFKSFINKNRYVWCKGTIIKQLGKVLYLIKTCEGINVKKHKNQIVLSRNVSKNQLVQPGNSNRSEEENQHRSDVKLASVPSTRTQTKMVLRNIPRVNYKKYF; this is encoded by the coding sequence atgttttccaaTTCAAAGCcgttttttggaaatataactACATTTAATCATCAGCATCAAGATTGGGTCACATATAAAAGTCGACTCCAGCAGTGGTTCGTGGCAAATGACATCGATGGTGAATCGGACAAAGGAGGTCTTAAAAGGCGCGCCATATTGCTCAGCGCATTCGACGAGAGCACTTATCAACTGGCCAGCAATCTCGTTTTTCCAAAAACTCTTGACGCAGTGAGTTATGTGGAAATTGTACGAGTTTTGGATGTACATTTTACTCCAAAGCGCTGCGGGTTTGCAGAACGTCATCACTTTTACGCGGCGTCGCAGCGACCGGGGGAGTCGCATGCGCAGTGGGCGGCGCGGTTACGAGGTCTAGCGAGCCATTGCAGTTTCAAGAATTTAGAAGAAGCTTTGCTAGACAAATTTGTGATGGGGATGCTTCCGGGTACCGAAAAAGAAAAACTCTTCGCAATGGAAATCGGGGAGTTGTCGATGGCAAAGGCGGTTGACCTGGCGGAGGGCGTGCGGTGTGCACGCATGGCGACTACGGCAGCAGGCACAGCAGAAGGAGTCAGCGTTGACCCTTTGTTTAAAATGACAAAGGGCCGCACCAATCGTAGTGACGGTGATAAGTGTTCCGTGTGTGGTCGAAAGAATCACAAATCTAGTGAGTGTCGCTTTGTAAATTACCGGTGTAAGAAGTGCAATAATAAGGGTCACCTGCACCGAATGTGTAAAAAAGTCAATTACGTAGACTCAGATGAGGTGAACGAGGGTGACGACGGtgagttttttaatattcgcaGTAATAACGGGGGGCCTATGACCGAAACAATatctatcaataatattttattaaaatttcaaattgataGTGGGTCGTCTGTAACCGCTATATcagataaaacttattattcttattttaacagTGTTACTTTAATTCCTACCAACAAAAAGCTTATCAGTTATAACGGAGGCTTAATTCAAAGTTTAGGTATAGCTAGGTTACCAGTGacatacaacaataaaacaaacgtaTTAGATTTCTATGTCATACAAAATGGAGGGCCGCCATTGCTTGGTcgcgattttatttcaaaatttaatttagaattatcaCCAATTAACGGTTGTTATCATGTGTCGTCGGTACCGGAATCGGAAttgcaatcatttttaaaaaaatactcggaTATTTTTACCGACGAATtaggttgttttaataaatataaaataaaattgcacttGAAAGAAAATGCAAAACCAGTTTTTATGAAAGCCAGGCCGGTTCCGTTTGCGTTAAGggataaaatagataaagaaataaGCCGTTTATTGCAGATCAAGGTCATCGAGCCCGTCGAGTTCTCGGAATACGCGTCACCTATTGTGCCGGTGTTAAAACATAACGGTACGGTTCGTCTATGCGCTGATTATTCACAAACGTTAAACAAACAGTTATTAGTGGAGAAATATCCTTTACCGACTATACAAGAACTATTTACACGATTACATGGTGGGgaacaattttcaaaattagacaTGTCTTCAGCGTATAATCAGTTCGAATTGCTAGATGATAAACATGTCACTTGTATAAACACACACAAagggttatttaaatttaaacggctTGTGTTCGGGTTGTCTTCGGCCCCCGCCATATTTCAGAGGGCCATGGAAAGTATTCTATCGGGGATAGATGGCGTACTTTGCTTTTTGGATGATATCCTTATTACAGGAAAAGGCAAGGTGGAACATTGGGCTaggttaaaattagttttcgaTAGATTAAAAGATTCGGGCttaactttaagaaaagagaaatgtgaatttttcaaaaatgaaataaattatctcggatatataattgataaaaacggGATAAGGAAATCGTCAGAAAAAGTTAAAGCAATTTTAGAAGCTGCAGtccctaaaaatttaaaagaattacaGTCGTTTttaggtttaattaattattataggaaTTTTGTACCCAATGCATCCACGCACTTAGCCCCTctgtatgatttattaaaaaaaggagcTAAATGGTCGTGGTCCCCGCAACACGAAAGGGCGTTTTTggaagtaaaaacatttttaacttcagAAAACGTATTAGCTCATTTTGTTTCAACCGCAAAAATCATATTAACGGTGGACGCTTCACCTTACGGGCTAGGGGCGGTGTTATCGCAGGTCGGAGCCGACGGCTTAGAACGTCCAGTTTCGTTCGCTTCACGAACGCTAAACTCAGCTGAAAAAAAGTATTCTCAAATACAAAAAGAAGCCACGGCTATAATCTTTGGGGTACGCCggtttcatcaatatttatatgctaGATCCGAGCCGTTTATATTAAGAACCGACCACAAGCCGCTTATTTCAATTTTCGGTTCCCATAGGGGTATTCCAGAGGTGTCTGCAAATAGGTTGCAAAGGTATGCAATATTTTTGTCAGCATATAACTACACCATTGAGTATGTCAAAAGCGCCAACAATAGTGCAGATTTCTTATCGCGCGGGATTCGGCCGGCGACAGCAGCGGCGTCGACCGACGGAGCTGCGAGTATTAGTCCGGGAGGAACTCGCGAAGACGCCGGTAGTGTACGTGGATGGAACGAGACGGCTACatacgtcaattttattttagaaggaTGTTTACCGGTGACATTAGATCAGTTAAAACATGAGACTAAAAATGACCCGGTACTCACTCAAGTTAGTGATTATGTCTTTAAGGGTTGGCCTCGGAAAGtttatgattgtaatttattaccatattttaaatgtaggttGCAGTTATCATTAGAAAATGGAATTTTAATGCGGGGGCATAAGGTAGTTATTCCAGAAAATTTACGTAAACACATATTATTAGAATTACACAAGTCACATTTAGGTATAGTAAAAACTAAGGCGGAGGCCCGTTCTAGATTTTGGTTTCCGGGAATTGATGAAGCGATAGAAAAAATGATCGGAGATTGTTCAACATGCATTAGTATGCGGCAATCGCCACCCCGCGCTCCGCCGGCGCCCTGGCCGTATCCGACACAACCATTCAATAGAATTCATATAGATTTCCTTGGACCAATtcagaataaaatgttttttgtaatagttgaTGCTTACAGTAAGTGGGTTGagtgttttaatatgaataacaatataacatcGGGATCGGTTATTAGTAAATTATGTGAATTCATGTCTAGGTTCGGGGTACCTCAAACAATCGTGAGCGATAACGGCACTTCATTTACATCTGAGGAGTTTAatgcattttgtaaattaaacggAATATGTCACTTGACCTCGCCGGCATACCATCCCTCCAGTAACGGCCAAGCAGAGACTTATGTTAAAATAGTGAAAAAGGGCATAAAAACAGCTTTGTTGCTAGGTGAAAATGCGCAAGATATGAATAataggttattaaaatatttattcgactaTCGGAATTCTGTGCATAGTACAACGGGGGTGTCTCCCGCGAAACTGGTATTCGGTCGTCAACTGAGGTCAATACTAGATCTTTTAATTCCTCATCCGTCGCCTTCGTCCCCTCGTCTGAATAATCATGTTCAAAACAAACAGTGCTTGCAGACTAAATATCACGGCGGAAAATTAAGAACTAATTTTAAACCAGACGATGTAGTgatgtttaaatcttttataaataaaaatagatatgtgTGGTGTAAAGGTACTATTATCAAACAGTTGGGTAAAGTGTTATACTTAATAAAGACTTGTGAaggtattaatgttaaaaaacacaaaaatcaaattgttttgTCAAGGAATGTGTCTAAAAACCAACTGGTTCAACCGGGGAACAGTAATCGAAGTGAGGAGGAAAATCAACACCGAAGTGATGTGAAACTTGCATCAGTTCCCTCGACGAGGACGCAAACTAAGATGGTTTTGAGAAATATTCCTAgagtaaactataaaaaatatttttag